A DNA window from Thermosynechococcaceae cyanobacterium Okahandja contains the following coding sequences:
- the apcA gene encoding allophycocyanin subunit alpha, protein MSVVTKSIVNADAEARYLSPGELDRIKSFVSTGERRLRIAQTLTENRERIVKQAGDQLFQKRPDVVSPGGNAYGEEMTATCLRDLDYYLRLVTYGIVAGDVTPIEEIGLVGVREMYNSLGTPIPAVAEGVRAMKNVAASLLSAEDAAEAGSYFDFVIGAMQ, encoded by the coding sequence ATGAGCGTCGTCACGAAATCGATCGTGAATGCTGATGCCGAGGCCCGTTACCTCAGCCCCGGCGAATTGGATCGCATTAAAAGCTTTGTCAGCACTGGCGAGCGTCGTCTGCGCATTGCCCAAACCCTGACGGAAAACCGCGAGCGGATTGTTAAGCAAGCTGGCGATCAACTGTTCCAAAAGCGCCCTGATGTGGTCTCCCCCGGTGGCAATGCCTACGGTGAAGAAATGACCGCCACCTGCCTGCGCGACCTTGACTACTACCTGCGGTTAGTCACCTACGGTATCGTCGCTGGCGATGTCACCCCCATCGAAGAAATCGGCTTGGTGGGCGTACGGGAAATGTACAACTCCCTGGGCACTCCCATTCCGGCGGTGGCAGAAGGGGTGCGGGCAATGAAGAACGTTGCCGCTTCCTTGCTCTCGGCGGAAGATGCTGCCGAAGCGGGTTCTTACTTTGACTTCGTCATTGGGGCCATGCAGTAG
- a CDS encoding cytochrome b6-f complex iron-sulfur subunit: MAQVSGMSDVPDMGRRQFMNLLTFGTITGTALGALYPVVKYFIPPSSGGTGGGVVAKDALGNDIKVSDYLSKHLPGDRSLAQGIKGDPTYVIVTEDHQIANYGLNAVCTHLGCVVPWNVSENKFICPCHGSQYDNTGKVVRGPAPLSLALVNTSVTDDDKLVFSTWTDTDFRTGKEPWWT; this comes from the coding sequence ATGGCTCAAGTTTCTGGAATGTCTGATGTGCCCGATATGGGGCGGCGACAGTTTATGAACCTCCTGACCTTTGGTACCATCACCGGTACGGCGTTAGGGGCGTTGTATCCGGTTGTGAAGTACTTCATTCCGCCCTCGAGTGGCGGCACAGGGGGTGGTGTTGTCGCCAAGGATGCCTTGGGCAACGATATTAAGGTTTCCGACTATCTGAGTAAACACCTGCCGGGCGATCGCTCCCTCGCCCAAGGGATTAAAGGGGATCCCACCTACGTGATTGTGACCGAGGATCACCAGATTGCCAACTACGGCCTGAACGCGGTGTGTACTCACCTCGGTTGCGTGGTGCCGTGGAACGTCAGTGAAAATAAATTCATTTGCCCCTGCCATGGTTCCCAGTACGACAACACCGGAAAAGTGGTGCGCGGTCCGGCTCCCCTGTCGTTGGCGTTGGTGAATACCAGCGTCACCGACGACGATAAACTGGTCTTCTCAACGTGGACGGACACGGACTTTCGCACCGGCAAAGAACCGTGGTGGACTTAA
- the mreD gene encoding rod shape-determining protein MreD produces the protein MLNRQKLWHRSSLNWLVIAGSVAVCALLSLVHLPFLKLLVPDWFLIWVVVWSVKRTFWQGVMAGVALGWIQDGLTHPHPSHAVALALVGGLTALMQKQRFVSEDFISVALITFAMAMINQTVIALQMSFSTDLPLQEIWHHHRQVTLSSAIMSSLWAPLVYAPLNRWWSWLQAEE, from the coding sequence ATGCTGAATCGACAAAAGTTGTGGCACCGCAGTAGCCTGAACTGGCTGGTAATTGCCGGGTCGGTGGCGGTGTGCGCCCTGCTGAGCTTGGTTCACCTGCCGTTCCTAAAGCTGCTGGTACCGGACTGGTTTTTAATTTGGGTCGTGGTCTGGAGTGTTAAGCGCACGTTTTGGCAGGGGGTCATGGCCGGGGTTGCCCTTGGCTGGATTCAAGATGGGCTGACGCACCCCCACCCGAGTCATGCGGTTGCCTTGGCCCTAGTGGGTGGGCTGACGGCACTGATGCAGAAACAGCGGTTTGTTTCGGAAGATTTTATTTCTGTTGCCCTGATTACCTTTGCCATGGCAATGATTAACCAGACGGTGATTGCGCTGCAAATGAGTTTTAGCACCGACTTGCCCCTACAGGAGATTTGGCACCACCATCGCCAAGTCACGCTGAGTTCGGCGATTATGAGTAGCCTGTGGGCGCCTTTGGTGTATGCCCCCCTAAACCGCTGGTGGTCGTGGCTGCAGGCAGAGGAGTAA
- a CDS encoding rod shape-determining protein → MGLFSRLSRDIGIDLGTANTLVYVSGRGVVLEEPSVVAIDQNSKQALAVGAEAKRMLGRTPGNVVAVRPLRDGVIADFERAELMLKHFMRQVHGGKNLFAPRVVIGIPSGVTGVERRAIEDAARGAGAREVYLIDEPVAAAFGAGLPVEEPTGNMIVDIGGGTTEVAVLSLQGTVLSESVRVAGDEISDSIVQYLKKVHNLIIGERTAEEIKIRIGSAYPNDSYDSESMEVRGLHQLSGLPRTVVVKSEEIRESMAEPLLVIIEAIKRTLERTPPELAADIVDRGIMLAGGGALLRGLDTLISHETGIVVHVAADPLRCVVMGTGRVLENFKDLERVFATQPAIIG, encoded by the coding sequence GTGGGACTATTTAGTCGGCTATCGCGGGATATTGGCATTGATCTAGGGACAGCGAATACGCTGGTTTATGTCTCGGGTCGTGGCGTGGTCTTAGAAGAGCCATCGGTGGTGGCCATTGACCAAAACAGTAAGCAAGCCTTAGCGGTGGGTGCCGAAGCAAAACGGATGCTAGGGCGCACCCCCGGCAATGTGGTGGCAGTACGCCCGTTGCGGGATGGGGTCATCGCCGACTTTGAACGCGCCGAGCTTATGCTCAAACACTTTATGCGCCAAGTTCACGGCGGCAAGAACCTCTTTGCGCCGCGGGTGGTCATTGGCATTCCCAGTGGTGTCACCGGTGTTGAGCGGCGTGCCATTGAAGATGCCGCCCGGGGAGCCGGTGCCCGCGAAGTTTACCTGATTGATGAACCCGTGGCGGCGGCCTTTGGCGCAGGCTTGCCCGTTGAGGAACCCACCGGCAACATGATTGTGGATATTGGCGGCGGTACCACTGAAGTGGCGGTTCTCAGCTTACAGGGCACGGTACTGAGCGAATCGGTGCGTGTGGCTGGGGATGAAATTTCCGACTCCATTGTCCAGTACCTAAAAAAAGTGCACAACCTCATCATTGGTGAGCGCACTGCCGAAGAGATTAAAATTCGCATTGGCTCTGCCTACCCCAACGACAGTTACGACTCCGAATCGATGGAAGTGCGTGGCCTACACCAACTCTCGGGACTGCCCCGCACCGTGGTGGTCAAATCCGAAGAAATCCGCGAAAGCATGGCAGAGCCATTACTGGTCATTATTGAAGCCATTAAGCGCACCCTTGAGCGCACGCCGCCAGAGCTGGCCGCCGATATTGTGGATCGGGGCATTATGCTGGCCGGTGGTGGTGCCCTGCTGCGGGGACTCGATACCCTCATCAGCCACGAAACGGGCATTGTGGTGCACGTTGCTGCGGATCCCCTGCGTTGTGTGGTTATGGGCACAGGTCGCGTCCTCGAAAACTTTAAGGACCTCGAGCGCGTTTTTGCCACTCAACCCGCCATTATTGGTTAA
- the mreC gene encoding rod shape-determining protein MreC, giving the protein MAVLLRWWGRYAGGLLLTLLVLGGAWILRETNGAAIREVYRLLNLPFQQGIEEQQSLIQARTWQLEQQLAEVQAENERLRQLLSVPMLPNLKGRIVPVIGRSSDQWWRSLLLGEGSRQGLSIGDVVIGNGGLVGRITSITPNTSRVMLLTDPASRIGVVVGRTRQMGILRGQLNQQVIVEFLEKDPKVQPKDTLYTSALSSLFPAGIPVGEVQSVELDDPTRPHATVILGAPLDRLEWVSVIPYAESTKVVAPQ; this is encoded by the coding sequence ATGGCGGTGTTGTTGCGCTGGTGGGGGCGATACGCAGGCGGACTGTTATTGACGCTGCTGGTGTTGGGGGGCGCATGGATTCTGCGGGAAACCAACGGAGCTGCCATTCGTGAAGTTTACCGCCTGCTCAATTTACCGTTTCAGCAGGGAATAGAAGAGCAACAGTCCCTCATTCAAGCCCGCACTTGGCAGTTAGAGCAGCAATTGGCAGAAGTGCAGGCAGAAAATGAGCGGCTGCGCCAGCTTTTAAGTGTGCCGATGCTCCCCAACCTCAAGGGTCGAATTGTGCCGGTCATTGGCCGCAGTTCCGATCAGTGGTGGCGATCGCTCCTGTTGGGGGAGGGCAGCCGTCAGGGACTAAGTATTGGCGATGTGGTGATCGGCAATGGCGGGCTAGTGGGTCGCATTACCAGTATTACCCCCAATACCAGCCGTGTGATGTTACTCACGGATCCGGCCAGTCGCATTGGGGTGGTGGTGGGGCGCACCCGCCAGATGGGTATTCTGCGCGGCCAACTGAATCAGCAGGTGATTGTGGAATTTTTAGAGAAGGATCCCAAGGTGCAGCCCAAGGATACCCTCTATACCTCCGCCCTGAGTAGCTTGTTTCCGGCGGGTATTCCGGTGGGGGAAGTGCAGTCAGTGGAGCTAGACGATCCCACCCGTCCCCACGCCACGGTCATTTTAGGTGCGCCACTGGATCGGTTGGAATGGGTCAGTGTGATTCCCTATGCTGAATCGACAAAAGTTGTGGCACCGCAGTAG
- the petA gene encoding apocytochrome f — protein MKHFLKSWTLAIALAASVLLWAPHAQAYPFYAQQGYDSPREATGRIVCANCHLAAKPISVEVPQAVTPDSVFEAVVKIPYDTSVQQVLGDGSKGGLNVGAVLMLPEGFTIAPPDRVPEELQAKTSGVFYQPYSDDKQNIVLVGPLPGEQYQEIVFPVLAPNPANNKSIHFGKYSVHAGGNRGRGQVYPTGEKSNNNVFTAPIAGTITSLTANEDGSTAVVITADTGETATEVVPAGPELIVAEGQVVAAGEALTTNPNVGGFGQKDTEIVLQDPNRIKWLLVFFAAITLSQILLVLKKKQVEKVQAAEMNF, from the coding sequence ATGAAACATTTCTTGAAGTCTTGGACGCTGGCGATCGCCCTTGCGGCCAGTGTATTGTTGTGGGCACCCCATGCTCAGGCCTACCCGTTCTATGCGCAGCAGGGGTATGACAGCCCCCGCGAAGCCACCGGTCGGATTGTATGCGCCAACTGCCACCTCGCGGCCAAGCCCATCAGCGTGGAAGTCCCCCAGGCGGTAACCCCGGATTCTGTCTTTGAAGCGGTGGTAAAAATTCCCTACGATACCAGCGTGCAGCAGGTTCTAGGGGATGGCTCCAAAGGGGGCTTAAACGTTGGCGCGGTGTTAATGCTGCCCGAAGGCTTTACGATTGCACCGCCGGATCGGGTTCCTGAAGAGTTGCAAGCCAAAACCAGCGGTGTCTTCTATCAGCCCTACAGCGACGATAAGCAGAACATTGTCCTAGTGGGGCCGCTACCGGGTGAGCAGTACCAAGAAATTGTCTTTCCGGTGCTTGCCCCCAACCCCGCCAACAACAAATCGATTCACTTTGGCAAGTACTCGGTACACGCTGGCGGCAACCGCGGTCGCGGCCAAGTGTATCCCACCGGTGAAAAAAGCAATAACAACGTCTTTACCGCCCCCATTGCCGGCACTATTACCAGCCTGACCGCCAATGAGGATGGCAGCACGGCGGTGGTGATTACGGCGGACACTGGTGAAACGGCCACCGAAGTTGTACCCGCAGGTCCTGAGCTAATTGTGGCGGAAGGGCAAGTTGTGGCAGCCGGGGAGGCCCTCACCACCAACCCCAACGTGGGGGGCTTTGGCCAAAAAGATACCGAAATTGTTCTGCAAGACCCGAACCGCATTAAGTGGTTACTGGTGTTCTTTGCCGCCATTACCCTTTCGCAAATCCTGTTGGTGCTGAAGAAGAAACAGGTGGAAAAAGTACAGGCGGCAGAAATGAACTTCTAG
- the mnmE gene encoding tRNA uridine-5-carboxymethylaminomethyl(34) synthesis GTPase MnmE yields the protein MLSLHDTIAAIATAIVPQQGSIGIVRLSGAKAVAIAQSLFVAAGKQPWESHRILYGHVRDPITQERVDEALLLLMRAPRSYTREDVVEFHCHGGLIPVQRVLQLCIGAGARLAEPGEFTLRAFLNGRLDLTQAESVAELVAAQSTAAAQVALAGLEGKLARPLKHIRQTCLSLLAEIEARLDFADELPPLDAGAIADQIRGLQTQVSQFLATAERGQLLRTGLKVAIVGRPNVGKSSLLNAWSRCDRAIVTDLPGTTRDIIESQLVVGGIPVQVLDTAGIRDTENIVEQIGVARSRQAALSADLILFVMDASQGWTAADQAIYDQLALSERRQQAPNAILVVANKEDLLPAPIETADLHLPMAPIPTVVLSALTQKGIQQLETAILELVQCHGLSAANLEFALNQRQAALLQQVHHALSHVLEAIEAQLPLDFWTIDLHTAARALGTLTGEDVTESVLEQIFSRFCIGK from the coding sequence GTGCTGTCTCTTCATGACACTATTGCGGCGATCGCCACGGCCATTGTGCCCCAGCAGGGAAGTATCGGCATTGTCCGTCTCTCGGGAGCCAAGGCGGTTGCGATCGCTCAGTCCTTATTTGTGGCCGCGGGCAAACAACCGTGGGAGTCCCATCGCATTCTCTACGGCCATGTCCGTGACCCCATCACCCAAGAACGAGTGGACGAAGCCCTGCTGCTGTTAATGCGAGCGCCGCGTTCCTACACCCGCGAAGATGTGGTGGAGTTCCACTGCCATGGTGGCCTGATTCCGGTACAGCGGGTTTTGCAGCTTTGCATTGGGGCAGGGGCACGCTTGGCCGAGCCGGGTGAGTTTACCCTGAGAGCCTTCCTCAACGGTCGCCTTGACCTCACCCAAGCGGAAAGTGTGGCGGAACTGGTGGCGGCTCAGTCCACAGCAGCGGCTCAGGTTGCCCTAGCGGGCTTAGAAGGCAAGCTGGCGCGTCCCCTCAAACACATTCGCCAAACCTGTCTCTCCCTTTTAGCGGAGATTGAAGCCCGCCTTGACTTTGCCGATGAGCTACCCCCCTTGGATGCAGGGGCGATCGCCGACCAAATTCGCGGCCTCCAAACCCAAGTCAGCCAGTTTTTGGCCACCGCAGAGCGGGGGCAGCTTCTGCGCACGGGGTTAAAAGTGGCCATTGTTGGCCGCCCTAATGTTGGTAAATCCAGCCTGCTGAATGCTTGGAGTCGCTGCGATCGCGCCATTGTCACCGACCTGCCGGGGACGACCCGCGATATTATTGAGTCGCAACTGGTGGTGGGGGGCATTCCGGTGCAGGTACTGGATACAGCGGGGATTCGCGACACCGAAAACATCGTCGAGCAAATTGGGGTGGCGCGATCGCGCCAAGCGGCCCTCAGCGCTGACCTTATCCTGTTTGTGATGGATGCTAGCCAAGGCTGGACCGCCGCCGATCAAGCGATTTACGATCAGTTGGCTCTGTCAGAGCGCCGTCAACAGGCTCCCAACGCCATCCTGGTGGTGGCCAATAAAGAGGATTTGCTTCCCGCCCCCATCGAGACGGCTGACCTCCACCTACCCATGGCTCCCATTCCCACCGTTGTTCTCTCCGCCTTAACCCAAAAGGGCATTCAGCAGCTAGAGACTGCCATCCTTGAGTTAGTGCAGTGCCATGGCCTGAGTGCCGCCAACCTAGAATTTGCCCTCAACCAACGCCAAGCGGCACTGTTGCAGCAGGTACACCACGCCCTGAGCCACGTCCTAGAAGCCATCGAGGCACAACTGCCCCTTGATTTTTGGACCATTGATCTGCATACCGCTGCCCGAGCACTGGGCACCCTCACAGGCGAAGATGTCACAGAATCCGTGTTAGAACAAATTTTTAGCCGTTTTTGCATTGGAAAATAA
- a CDS encoding ABC transporter ATP-binding protein yields the protein MLWNASYRPLFPYILPHRQRLAVAFLCTVGYVSTMPAIAYLIGQAAKLIGAGDLRGLIQWCAASSLLFVGRSLCQFGQDVLMADISLRIVYDIRVRLYRHLHRLGVDYFETAATGDLTYRLTEDVDRIGEVINRSFHRLLPSALTTIAVIGYMFFLNWQLTLGTMIIAPLMTFLIGWFGNRLMRQSRLSQDRIASLASHLTEVFSGIRLIKAFAAEDYAVEQFQQQADNNRRARYRADRIKAMQYPVIGFLEALSIMLLFILGAWQINAGHLTGPEFLSFVAAVALLMEPINMVSTDYNELKVAQASVDRSFGLLAIAPSIQEAVDAQPLPPISGKVEYRDVSFAYKPEQPVLRHFNLIALPGEVIALVGHSGAGKSTIVNLLPRFYDPQAGAVLVDGIDVKTVTLSSLRQQIGIVPQETILFSGTIAQNIAFGHHQTDTDLLIEAAKIANAHEFISKLPDGYHTWVGERGINLSGGQRQRLAIARAVYADPRILILDEATSALDSESEALVQEALERAMKGRTVFIIAHRLATVRRADRILVIEQGRVIESGSHHELMAIPSRYAQFYAQQYFHE from the coding sequence ATGCTCTGGAATGCCAGCTACCGCCCGTTGTTTCCCTACATCCTCCCCCATCGGCAACGGTTGGCAGTGGCCTTCCTCTGTACCGTGGGCTATGTTTCCACCATGCCGGCGATCGCCTACCTGATTGGCCAAGCCGCGAAGCTGATTGGCGCAGGGGATCTGCGCGGACTTATTCAGTGGTGTGCGGCCTCCTCATTGTTGTTTGTGGGGCGTAGCCTCTGCCAGTTTGGCCAAGATGTCCTCATGGCGGATATTTCCCTGCGGATTGTCTATGACATTCGGGTGCGCCTTTACCGCCACCTGCATCGCCTAGGGGTGGACTACTTTGAAACCGCTGCCACGGGCGACCTTACCTATCGGCTCACCGAAGATGTGGATCGCATTGGTGAGGTCATTAACCGCAGCTTTCATCGGCTGCTGCCCTCCGCCTTGACCACCATTGCCGTCATTGGCTACATGTTTTTCCTCAACTGGCAACTGACGTTGGGCACAATGATCATTGCGCCGCTGATGACCTTCCTGATTGGTTGGTTTGGCAATCGCCTGATGCGGCAGTCGCGCCTGAGTCAAGATCGCATTGCCAGTTTGGCCTCCCACCTAACCGAGGTGTTTTCCGGTATTCGTCTCATTAAAGCCTTTGCCGCCGAAGACTACGCCGTAGAACAGTTTCAACAGCAGGCGGACAACAACCGGCGTGCCCGCTACCGCGCCGATCGCATCAAAGCCATGCAGTATCCCGTTATTGGCTTTTTAGAAGCCCTGAGCATCATGCTGCTGTTTATTCTTGGGGCATGGCAAATTAACGCCGGACATCTCACCGGCCCCGAGTTCCTCAGTTTTGTGGCAGCAGTGGCTCTGCTGATGGAGCCGATCAATATGGTTTCCACCGACTACAACGAACTCAAGGTAGCCCAAGCATCCGTGGATCGCAGTTTTGGCCTGTTGGCGATCGCCCCCAGCATCCAAGAAGCCGTTGATGCCCAGCCCCTGCCCCCCATTTCCGGCAAGGTCGAGTACCGCGATGTCAGCTTTGCCTACAAACCTGAACAGCCCGTTCTGCGGCACTTTAACCTTATTGCCTTACCCGGCGAGGTCATTGCCTTGGTCGGGCACTCCGGCGCTGGCAAATCTACAATTGTCAACCTGTTACCCCGCTTTTACGATCCGCAAGCGGGTGCCGTGCTGGTGGATGGCATTGATGTTAAAACCGTCACGCTGAGCAGTTTGCGGCAGCAAATTGGCATTGTGCCCCAAGAAACCATTCTGTTTTCGGGAACCATTGCCCAAAATATTGCCTTTGGGCATCACCAAACCGATACCGACCTATTAATTGAGGCGGCTAAAATTGCCAATGCCCATGAGTTTATTTCAAAGCTGCCCGATGGCTACCACACGTGGGTTGGGGAGCGCGGCATCAACTTGTCGGGGGGGCAGCGACAGCGCTTGGCGATCGCCCGTGCCGTTTATGCGGATCCGCGCATCTTAATTTTGGACGAAGCCACCTCTGCCCTTGACTCCGAATCCGAAGCCCTAGTCCAAGAAGCGCTTGAGCGGGCCATGAAAGGGCGCACCGTCTTTATTATTGCCCACCGCCTTGCCACCGTCCGCCGCGCCGATCGCATCCTTGTGATTGAGCAGGGGCGCGTCATTGAATCGGGCAGCCACCACGAACTGATGGCCATCCCCTCCCGGTACGCCCAGTTTTATGCTCAGCAGTATTTTCACGAATAA
- the apcB gene encoding allophycocyanin subunit beta, protein MQDAITAVINSSDVQGKYLDTAALEKLKAYFATGELRVRAATVISANAAGIVKEAVAKSLLYSDITRPGGNMYTTRRYAACIRDLDYYLRYATYAMLAGDPSILDERVLNGLKETYNSLGVPIAATVQAIQAMKEVTASLVGADAGKEMGIYFDYICSGLS, encoded by the coding sequence ATGCAAGACGCGATTACCGCTGTCATCAACTCGTCCGACGTTCAGGGCAAATACCTCGATACCGCTGCCCTAGAAAAGCTGAAAGCCTACTTTGCCACCGGTGAACTGCGCGTTCGTGCCGCTACCGTGATCAGTGCCAACGCTGCCGGTATCGTCAAAGAAGCCGTGGCCAAGTCGCTGCTGTACTCGGACATCACCCGTCCCGGTGGAAACATGTACACCACCCGTCGCTATGCCGCCTGTATCCGCGACCTCGACTACTACCTCCGCTATGCCACCTATGCCATGTTGGCGGGTGACCCCTCCATCCTCGATGAGCGGGTGCTGAACGGCTTGAAGGAGACCTACAACTCCTTGGGTGTGCCCATTGCCGCCACCGTGCAAGCCATCCAAGCCATGAAAGAAGTCACCGCCAGCTTGGTGGGTGCCGATGCCGGTAAAGAAATGGGCATCTACTTCGACTACATCTGCTCTGGCTTAAGCTAA
- a CDS encoding DUF3067 family protein encodes MTPLTGEALHALLLRKWGRSFDLQFRRVGDRIFLQVMWRYLEQASYPDSPDDYAAHLTAIAQHLNDWGCAAQVCAHIETTREKPRLGKAVNIPLELGSRIIEWLE; translated from the coding sequence ATGACTCCCCTCACCGGTGAAGCACTTCACGCTCTTCTGTTACGCAAATGGGGGCGATCGTTTGATCTACAGTTCCGCCGCGTGGGCGATCGCATTTTTCTGCAAGTCATGTGGCGCTACCTCGAACAAGCCTCCTACCCCGATAGCCCCGACGATTATGCTGCCCATTTAACGGCGATCGCCCAACACCTCAACGACTGGGGCTGCGCCGCCCAAGTGTGCGCCCATATCGAAACCACCCGCGAAAAGCCCCGCCTCGGCAAAGCCGTGAACATCCCCCTTGAACTGGGCAGCCGCATCATTGAATGGCTCGAGTGA